In uncultured Fusobacterium sp., the DNA window TGACAGAGATAATGATATTAGTACAGAGTATGAATTTGTAGAAAGCTCTACTAAAACTTATGCTATGCAACTTGATGGAGATAGAATAAGAGGGAAAATAGATGACAGAAAGGCTATGGAACAGACTATATATAAAATTTTATTAACAGAGCGATATCAATATCTTATATATAGCTGGAACTATGGAATTGAGTTAAAAGATCTGTTTGGAAAGCCTATACCATATTGTTGTGTAGAACTTGAAAGAAGGATAAAAGAAGCTCTTCTACAGGATACTAGAATAACTAATGTTTATAATTTTGAATTTGAAAATCCAAAATTTGAAACTGTTTTAGTAAAATTTACTGCTGACACAATTTTTGGAGAAATAGATATAACTAAGGAGGTGAAATTAAATAATGTTTGAGGAAAAAACTTTTGAAAATTTAATGGATGAGAAATTAAAAAATGTACCTTCTGATGTAGATAAAAGAGAAGGAGCTATAGTATGGGATAGTTTAGCTCCAAATGCCTTAGAATCAGCTATGATGTATCAAGAATTAAATGCTTACTATAAAGAAACCTTTGGAAGTACTGCTAGTAGAATTTATTTGATAGAAAGATGTAGAGAAAGAGGAATTTCTCCAAAACCTGCAAGTGCTGGAATTTATAAAGGACAATTTGATATTGAAATACCTATAGGTCATAGATTTAGCTTAGATCTCTATAACTATAAAGTTATAAAATTCATACAAAAAGATAGTGTGTATGAGTATGAATTAGAATGTGAAACTTTAGGGAGTGCTCCTAACTCTAACTTTGGTCAACTTATACCTATTGAATATCTACCTGGGTTAAAAGTAGCTAAATTAATGGAGACATTAATTCCTGGAGAAGAGGAAGAAGAGACAGAAAGTTTAAGACAGAGATATCTTAATTCTTTTGATAGCCAAGCCTTTGGGGGTAATATAAAGGACTATGAAGAAAAAACTCTTTCTATATCTGGGGTTGGGGCTGTTAAAGTTACTCCTGTATGGAATGGTGGTGGGACAGTAAAACTTACCATTTTAAATTCTGAATTTGATGTGGCTAGTTCATCTTTAATTGATAAAGTTCAACAAACTATAGATCCAACAAAAAATTATACTGGAAAAGGAATTGCTCCTATAGGACATATAGTAACAGTTGAAACAGCATCAAAGGAAACTATTTATATTGCTACAGAACTTACTCTTAGTGGAATAGGAATAGAAAATATAAAAAATGATATTGATAATAGTTTAAAACAATATCTTTTAGAATTAAGAAAGCAATGGGCAAAATCTAATAATATAGTAATTAGAATATCTCAAATTGAAAGTAGAATTTT includes these proteins:
- a CDS encoding DUF2634 domain-containing protein yields the protein MLPDRDNDISTEYEFVESSTKTYAMQLDGDRIRGKIDDRKAMEQTIYKILLTERYQYLIYSWNYGIELKDLFGKPIPYCCVELERRIKEALLQDTRITNVYNFEFENPKFETVLVKFTADTIFGEIDITKEVKLNNV
- a CDS encoding baseplate J/gp47 family protein gives rise to the protein MFEEKTFENLMDEKLKNVPSDVDKREGAIVWDSLAPNALESAMMYQELNAYYKETFGSTASRIYLIERCRERGISPKPASAGIYKGQFDIEIPIGHRFSLDLYNYKVIKFIQKDSVYEYELECETLGSAPNSNFGQLIPIEYLPGLKVAKLMETLIPGEEEEETESLRQRYLNSFDSQAFGGNIKDYEEKTLSISGVGAVKVTPVWNGGGTVKLTILNSEFDVASSSLIDKVQQTIDPTKNYTGKGIAPIGHIVTVETASKETIYIATELTLSGIGIENIKNDIDNSLKQYLLELRKQWAKSNNIVIRISQIESRILAVNPNIIDIKVTKINGYEKNLEIASNEIPVWGDGHYVDGEA